In one Streptomyces venezuelae genomic region, the following are encoded:
- a CDS encoding ABC transporter substrate-binding protein, whose protein sequence is MRTRTTALALLVAGSLLAAAGCAKEDDEPTPAAPAKPRAVSPVAGCGKGSWTDPADLTPDRKPARCTSGTPAPKPLDEKRDLTIATGTLSAEYVAPLQMAVEKGEFKKEGLNVALKVLPTPDALPLLAKGDVDAQWAAPEAAVMNGITSGFDIKWTAGNFSPDPRSKSGLWVRLKKGESADHVPMAGRTLGTMIGKGSVIAYPMGKALKKHGGGIDRIQFQQLGSADVLTALQNGGTDAAWLLDPVWRKVDGDKRFAFLGGQPQAEPLGGLLFGPNLLKKDPDAGVALLRAYIRTVNTYFAGDYKADKAFATELAQLLSTDKEVLLATPSLRMDWEIRAGTTDRLQDAYRAAGVSKGDKVPEKRAVDRELYEEAVGHK, encoded by the coding sequence ATGCGCACCCGTACCACCGCTCTCGCGCTGCTCGTGGCGGGCTCGCTGCTCGCCGCGGCGGGCTGCGCGAAGGAGGACGACGAGCCGACGCCGGCCGCACCCGCGAAGCCCCGCGCCGTCAGCCCGGTGGCGGGCTGCGGCAAGGGCAGCTGGACCGACCCCGCCGATCTCACCCCCGACCGGAAACCGGCCCGCTGCACCTCCGGCACCCCCGCCCCCAAGCCGCTCGACGAGAAGCGGGACCTCACGATCGCCACCGGCACCCTGAGCGCCGAGTACGTGGCCCCCCTCCAGATGGCCGTCGAGAAGGGCGAGTTCAAGAAGGAGGGCCTGAACGTCGCCCTGAAGGTCCTGCCCACCCCCGACGCGCTCCCCCTCCTCGCGAAGGGCGACGTCGACGCCCAGTGGGCCGCCCCGGAGGCCGCCGTGATGAACGGCATCACCAGCGGGTTCGACATCAAGTGGACGGCGGGCAACTTCTCCCCCGACCCCCGCTCCAAGAGCGGCCTGTGGGTACGCCTGAAGAAGGGCGAGTCCGCGGACCACGTCCCCATGGCGGGCCGCACCCTCGGCACGATGATCGGCAAGGGGTCCGTCATCGCGTACCCCATGGGCAAGGCGCTCAAGAAGCACGGCGGCGGCATCGACAGGATCCAGTTCCAGCAGCTCGGCTCCGCGGACGTCCTCACCGCCCTCCAGAACGGCGGCACCGACGCCGCCTGGCTGCTGGATCCGGTGTGGCGCAAGGTCGACGGCGACAAGCGGTTCGCGTTCCTGGGCGGCCAGCCGCAGGCCGAGCCGCTCGGCGGCCTCCTCTTCGGCCCGAACCTCCTGAAGAAGGACCCGGACGCGGGGGTCGCGCTGCTGCGCGCGTACATCCGGACCGTGAACACGTACTTCGCGGGCGACTACAAGGCCGACAAGGCCTTCGCGACGGAGCTCGCCCAACTGCTCAGCACGGACAAAGAGGTCCTGCTGGCGACGCCGTCGCTCCGCATGGACTGGGAGATCCGCGCGGGGACGACGGACCGTCTGCAGGACGCGTACCGCGCGGCGGGCGTCTCGAAGGGCGACAAGGTGCCGGAGAAGAGAGCGGTGGACCGCGAGCTGTACGAGGAGGCGGTGGGCCACAAATGA
- a CDS encoding UPF0182 family protein: protein MPDRGGGPTGPRIRVGRPSRRVRTLLMTLGVLAVLAMAFVMFSGFWTDWLWYRSVNYSSVFTTTLWTKIGLFFVFGLLMAVAVGVNIWLAHRLRPPLSAMSMEQQSLDRYRMGIAPYKKWLLIGITALVGLIAGASAAGQWRTWLLWVNGVSFGQKDPQFHMDVSFFAFDLPWYRFLLGFGFAATVLSLVAAALTHYLYGGLRITSPGARATAAATGHLSVLLGVFVSLKAIAYWLDRYGLAVKSSDFKATGNWTGLRYVDANAYLPAKTILFCIAVICAILFFATLWRRTWQLPVIGFGLMVLSAILIGGLYPAIVQKFQVQPNEQAKEAPYIEKNIEATRDAYGINGVKPEEYKGAGRVDEDPKKKRENADTAANYRLNDPNIVSPTFQQLEQERSYYQFPKTLDVDRYNGQDTIVGLREIDVNKLDKRNWINDHFAYTHGYGMVAAKGTETKKGSKGAPAFTESGLPTNGELGEYEQRIYYGEKTTQYSIVGGPQKELDYEENGGGQKTYSYKGDSGVNLSNPINRAAYAVSFGEPQILYSGAIGDGSRILYNRTPKERVEAVAPWLTIDGDVYPTVVDGRIQWVVDAYTTSNGYPYASRTTLGDTTADSLSQADSQRTVIAQQNQVNYIRNSVKATVDAYTGDVKLYTWDDKDPVLKTWKKAFPGTVKDKSDIPPKLMDHLRYPQDMFKVQRELLTKYHVTDPGQFYNASDAWQVPNDPTKKDDSAVPPYYLSMKSPGQTQQQFSLTTTFTPSERPNLRAFMTVDADARSKNYGKMQLLRVQGDVDGPEQVQNKLNSMTEVGNFVRDMKGADSDVLYGNLLTVPLDDGFLYVEPVYVQGRKSAYPLLKKVAVSYGTETAFADTLGEGLNQVFSTEGSTKPPADQDGDEPTKPPKTNDPTVQAALDDAQTAFEDGEKAMKDGDWKKYGEAQDRLQEALERAEEASQKATEKSDKSADKSADKGADKKDADKDAGQDGDQSG, encoded by the coding sequence ATGCCGGACCGCGGCGGAGGCCCGACGGGGCCACGGATCAGAGTGGGCCGACCCTCCCGGCGCGTCCGGACCCTGCTCATGACACTGGGGGTGCTGGCCGTTCTGGCCATGGCCTTCGTCATGTTCTCCGGGTTCTGGACGGACTGGCTGTGGTATCGATCGGTCAACTATTCGTCGGTCTTCACGACGACCCTGTGGACCAAGATCGGCCTGTTCTTCGTCTTCGGCCTGCTCATGGCGGTCGCAGTCGGCGTGAACATCTGGCTGGCGCACCGGCTGCGTCCGCCGCTGAGCGCCATGTCGATGGAGCAGCAGAGCCTCGACCGGTACCGCATGGGGATCGCCCCTTACAAGAAGTGGCTCCTCATCGGAATCACCGCTCTGGTGGGGCTGATCGCGGGCGCGTCCGCCGCGGGACAGTGGCGCACCTGGCTCCTGTGGGTCAACGGCGTGTCCTTCGGTCAGAAGGATCCGCAGTTCCACATGGACGTGTCGTTCTTCGCGTTCGACCTGCCCTGGTACCGCTTCCTGCTCGGCTTCGGCTTCGCGGCGACGGTGCTCTCCCTGGTCGCCGCCGCCCTGACGCACTACCTGTACGGCGGGCTGCGGATCACCAGCCCCGGCGCGCGTGCGACCGCGGCGGCCACCGGGCACCTCTCGGTGCTGCTCGGCGTCTTCGTGTCGCTGAAGGCCATCGCGTACTGGCTCGACCGGTACGGGCTCGCGGTGAAGTCCAGCGACTTCAAGGCGACCGGTAACTGGACGGGCCTGCGGTACGTCGACGCGAACGCGTACCTGCCGGCGAAGACGATCCTGTTCTGCATCGCCGTCATCTGCGCGATCCTCTTCTTCGCGACGCTCTGGCGGCGCACGTGGCAGCTGCCCGTGATCGGCTTCGGCCTCATGGTGCTCTCGGCGATCCTCATCGGCGGGCTCTACCCCGCGATCGTCCAGAAGTTCCAGGTCCAGCCGAACGAGCAGGCCAAGGAAGCCCCGTACATCGAGAAGAACATCGAGGCCACCCGCGACGCCTACGGCATCAACGGCGTGAAGCCCGAGGAGTACAAGGGCGCGGGCAGGGTCGACGAGGACCCGAAGAAGAAGCGCGAGAACGCGGACACGGCGGCCAACTACCGCCTGAACGACCCGAACATCGTCTCGCCGACCTTCCAGCAGCTGGAGCAGGAGCGCAGCTACTACCAGTTCCCGAAGACGCTGGACGTGGACCGCTACAACGGCCAGGACACCATCGTCGGCCTGCGCGAGATCGACGTGAACAAGCTCGACAAGCGCAACTGGATCAACGACCACTTCGCCTACACGCACGGCTACGGAATGGTCGCGGCCAAGGGCACGGAGACGAAGAAGGGCTCCAAGGGCGCCCCGGCGTTCACCGAGTCCGGTCTGCCGACCAACGGCGAGCTCGGTGAGTACGAGCAGCGGATCTACTACGGCGAGAAGACCACCCAGTACTCGATCGTCGGCGGGCCCCAGAAGGAGCTCGACTACGAGGAGAACGGCGGCGGTCAGAAGACGTACAGCTACAAGGGCGACAGCGGCGTCAACCTCTCCAACCCGATCAACCGCGCGGCGTACGCGGTGTCGTTCGGAGAGCCGCAGATCCTCTACTCCGGAGCCATCGGCGACGGTTCGCGGATCCTGTACAACCGCACGCCCAAGGAGCGCGTCGAGGCGGTCGCCCCCTGGCTGACCATCGACGGCGACGTCTACCCGACCGTGGTCGACGGCCGCATCCAGTGGGTCGTCGACGCCTACACCACGAGCAACGGCTATCCGTACGCCTCGCGGACGACGCTCGGCGACACCACGGCGGACTCCCTGTCGCAGGCCGACAGCCAGCGCACGGTGATCGCCCAGCAGAACCAGGTCAACTACATCCGGAACTCGGTGAAGGCGACCGTCGACGCGTACACCGGTGATGTGAAGCTCTACACCTGGGACGACAAGGACCCGGTCCTGAAGACCTGGAAGAAGGCGTTCCCGGGGACCGTCAAGGACAAGAGCGACATCCCGCCGAAGCTCATGGACCACCTGCGCTACCCGCAGGACATGTTCAAGGTGCAGCGCGAACTGCTGACGAAGTACCACGTCACGGACCCCGGCCAGTTCTACAACGCGAGTGACGCCTGGCAGGTGCCGAACGACCCGACGAAGAAGGACGACAGCGCGGTCCCGCCGTACTACCTGTCCATGAAGTCGCCGGGCCAGACGCAGCAGCAGTTCTCCCTGACGACGACGTTCACCCCGAGCGAGCGGCCCAACCTACGGGCGTTCATGACGGTCGACGCCGACGCCAGAAGCAAGAACTACGGCAAGATGCAGCTGCTCAGAGTCCAGGGCGACGTCGACGGCCCGGAACAGGTGCAGAACAAGCTGAACTCCATGACGGAAGTCGGCAACTTCGTCCGAGACATGAAGGGCGCCGACTCCGACGTCCTCTACGGCAATCTGCTGACCGTGCCACTCGACGACGGCTTCCTGTACGTCGAACCCGTCTACGTACAGGGACGCAAGTCGGCGTATCCCCTTCTGAAGAAGGTCGCTGTGTCGTACGGCACGGAGACCGCCTTCGCGGACACCCTCGGTGAGGGCCTGAACCAGGTCTTCAGTACGGAGGGGTCCACCAAGCCACCGGCCGACCAGGACGGCGACGAGCCGACCAAGCCACCGAAGACGAACGATCCGACGGTGCAGGCCGCGCTCGATGACGCCCAGACGGCGTTCGAGGACGGCGAGAAGGCCATGAAGGACGGCGACTGGAAGAAGTACGGCGAGGCGCAGGACCGCCTTCAGGAGGCCCTTGAGCGGGCCGAGGAGGCCTCGCAGAAGGCCACCGAGAAGAGCGACAAGAGCGCCGACAAGAGCGCCGACAAGGGCGCCGACAAGAAGGATGCGGACAAGGACGCAGGTCAGGACGGCGATCAGTCCGGCTAG
- a CDS encoding tetratricopeptide repeat protein encodes MDVMGDKATLLETGRFVQPADREDPGAAAEEMRHRLAAEAGDVDAMSVLGSLLLRRGDLDGAESLLRAATAEGDRAAANNLGVLLHQRGYADEAAGWWRVAAVAGSAAAAHALGRHHRERGDEPAAEYWLRQSAEQGHTLGAYALADLLEHRGDVGAERWLRAAAERGHREAAYRLARALDRRAGAERPDRAERATAAPRRRPDRADDAARTPADEAEQWYRQAAARGHRRAALHLGAILERRGELKEAGRWYLNSAKDGEARAACALGFLLRDAGDEESAAVWWLKAAQDGDGNAANALGALHAERGETQTAERWYRAAMDAGDVNGAYNLGLLCAEQGRTAHADQWYRRAAYAGHREAANALAVLLLQGGDAAGAEPWFSKAAEAGSVDAAFNLGILYASRGDEAAALRWYERAAADGHTDAALQVGTARLREGDEQEAERHLRCAAGGGSAEAAYRLGTLLDARRPPAEAPVLGEPAAEKTECEEWYERAAEMGHRRAQVRVGMLASARGDVVEAARWYRKAAEAGSRNGAFNLGLLLAREGSEPEAALWWTRAADAGHGRAALRLALLYARRGQLAQGQRWASRAVDLGPAEVAERAGRLREALRQELTA; translated from the coding sequence ATGGACGTTATGGGGGACAAGGCAACTCTGTTGGAGACAGGGCGGTTTGTGCAGCCGGCCGACCGGGAGGATCCCGGGGCGGCCGCCGAGGAGATGCGCCACCGGCTGGCCGCCGAGGCCGGCGACGTGGACGCGATGAGCGTCCTCGGAAGCCTTCTGCTGCGCCGCGGTGATCTCGACGGTGCCGAATCTCTGCTGCGCGCGGCGACCGCCGAGGGCGACCGCGCCGCCGCCAACAACCTCGGAGTCCTCCTGCACCAGCGCGGGTACGCCGACGAGGCCGCCGGCTGGTGGCGGGTCGCCGCCGTCGCCGGGTCCGCCGCGGCCGCGCACGCGCTCGGTCGACACCACCGCGAGCGCGGCGACGAACCCGCCGCCGAGTACTGGCTGCGCCAGTCCGCCGAGCAGGGCCACACCCTCGGGGCGTACGCGCTCGCCGATCTCCTGGAGCACCGCGGCGACGTCGGAGCCGAGCGCTGGCTGCGCGCCGCCGCCGAGCGCGGCCACCGCGAGGCCGCCTACCGCCTCGCCCGCGCGCTGGACCGGCGCGCCGGGGCGGAGCGCCCGGACCGCGCCGAGCGCGCCACGGCCGCGCCCCGACGCCGCCCGGACCGCGCCGACGACGCGGCACGCACGCCCGCCGACGAGGCCGAGCAGTGGTACCGCCAGGCGGCCGCCCGCGGCCACCGCAGGGCCGCGCTGCACCTCGGCGCGATCCTGGAGCGGCGCGGCGAGCTGAAGGAGGCGGGCCGCTGGTACCTCAACTCCGCCAAGGACGGCGAGGCCCGTGCGGCCTGCGCCCTCGGCTTCCTGCTGCGGGACGCGGGCGACGAGGAGAGCGCCGCCGTGTGGTGGCTGAAGGCCGCCCAGGACGGCGACGGCAACGCCGCGAACGCGCTGGGCGCCCTGCACGCCGAGCGGGGCGAGACGCAGACCGCCGAGCGCTGGTACCGCGCCGCGATGGACGCGGGCGACGTGAACGGCGCGTACAACCTCGGGCTGCTCTGCGCCGAGCAGGGCCGCACCGCGCACGCCGACCAGTGGTACCGCCGCGCCGCGTACGCGGGCCACCGCGAGGCGGCCAACGCGCTGGCCGTGCTGCTGCTCCAGGGCGGCGACGCGGCGGGCGCCGAGCCGTGGTTCTCCAAGGCCGCGGAGGCGGGCAGCGTCGATGCCGCGTTCAACCTCGGCATCCTCTACGCCAGCCGCGGCGACGAGGCCGCGGCCCTGCGGTGGTACGAGCGCGCGGCCGCCGACGGGCACACCGACGCCGCCCTCCAGGTCGGCACCGCGCGGCTGCGCGAGGGCGACGAGCAGGAGGCCGAGCGGCACCTGCGGTGCGCGGCGGGCGGCGGCAGCGCCGAAGCGGCGTACCGTCTCGGCACGCTGCTCGACGCGCGGCGCCCTCCTGCCGAGGCGCCGGTCCTCGGCGAGCCCGCGGCGGAGAAGACCGAGTGCGAGGAGTGGTACGAGCGGGCGGCCGAGATGGGCCATCGCCGGGCCCAGGTCCGGGTCGGCATGCTCGCATCGGCCCGCGGCGACGTCGTCGAGGCCGCGCGGTGGTACCGCAAGGCGGCCGAGGCCGGCAGCCGCAACGGCGCGTTCAACCTCGGACTGCTCCTCGCCCGTGAGGGCAGCGAGCCGGAGGCCGCGCTGTGGTGGACCCGGGCCGCCGACGCGGGGCACGGGCGGGCGGCGCTCCGCCTCGCCCTGCTCTACGCCCGGCGCGGGCAGCTCGCGCAGGGGCAGCGGTGGGCCTCGCGCGCGGTCGATCTCGGTCCCGCCGAGGTCGCCGAGCGTGCGGGACGGCTGCGCGAGGCGCTGCGGCAGGAGCTCACCGCGTAG
- a CDS encoding catalase, with protein MTQEAHVTQGPLTTEAGAPVADNQNSETAGLGGPVLVQDQLLLEKLAHFNRERIPERVVHARGAGAYGTFTLTRDVSQWTRAKFLSGVGKQTETFLRFSTVAGNLGAADAVRDPRGWALKFYTEEGNYDLVGNNTPVFFIRDAIKFPDFIHTQKRDPYSGSQEADNVWDFWGLSPESTHQVTWLFGDRGIPASYRHMDGFGSHTFQWNNEAGEVFWVKYHFKTDQGIKNLTQDEANKLAGEDPDSHQRDLRESIERGEFPSWTVQVQIMPAADAATYRFNPFDLTKVWPHADYPPIEIGKLELNRNPENVFAEVEQSIFSPAHFVPGIGPSPDKMLQGRLFAYGDAHRYRVGINADHLPVNRPHATEARTNSRDGFLYDGRHKGAKNYEPNSFGGPFQTDRALWQPTPVTGATGNHETPRHAEDNDFVQAGNLYRLMSEDEKGRLVDNLAGFLAKVSREDIVDRAVNNFRQADGDFGKRLEAAVQALRG; from the coding sequence ATGACGCAGGAGGCGCACGTGACGCAGGGACCGCTCACCACGGAGGCCGGCGCGCCGGTCGCCGACAACCAGAACAGTGAGACCGCGGGTCTCGGCGGCCCGGTCCTCGTGCAGGACCAGCTGCTGCTCGAGAAGCTCGCCCACTTCAACCGCGAGCGGATCCCGGAGCGTGTGGTGCACGCCCGTGGCGCCGGTGCGTACGGCACGTTCACGCTCACCCGTGACGTCTCGCAGTGGACGCGCGCCAAGTTCCTCTCCGGGGTCGGCAAGCAGACCGAGACGTTCCTGCGCTTCTCCACCGTGGCCGGCAACCTCGGCGCGGCCGACGCGGTGCGCGACCCGCGCGGCTGGGCGCTGAAGTTCTACACCGAAGAGGGCAACTACGACCTCGTCGGCAACAACACCCCGGTCTTCTTCATCCGGGACGCCATCAAGTTCCCCGACTTCATCCACACCCAGAAGCGGGACCCCTACTCGGGCTCGCAGGAGGCGGACAACGTCTGGGACTTCTGGGGCCTCAGCCCGGAGAGCACCCACCAGGTGACCTGGCTCTTCGGCGACCGCGGCATCCCCGCCTCGTACCGCCACATGGACGGCTTCGGCTCGCACACGTTCCAGTGGAACAACGAGGCCGGCGAGGTCTTCTGGGTCAAGTACCACTTCAAGACCGACCAGGGCATCAAGAACCTCACCCAGGACGAGGCCAACAAGCTCGCCGGTGAGGACCCCGACTCCCACCAGCGCGACCTGCGCGAGTCGATCGAGCGCGGCGAGTTCCCGTCCTGGACCGTGCAGGTGCAGATCATGCCGGCGGCGGACGCGGCGACCTACCGCTTCAACCCGTTCGACCTCACCAAGGTGTGGCCGCACGCGGACTACCCGCCGATCGAGATCGGCAAGCTGGAGCTCAACCGCAACCCGGAGAACGTCTTCGCCGAGGTCGAGCAGAGCATCTTCTCGCCCGCGCACTTCGTGCCCGGCATCGGCCCGTCCCCGGACAAGATGCTCCAGGGCCGTCTCTTCGCGTACGGCGACGCCCACCGCTACCGCGTCGGCATCAACGCCGACCACCTGCCGGTGAACCGCCCGCACGCCACTGAGGCGCGCACCAACTCCCGTGACGGCTTCCTGTACGACGGCCGCCACAAGGGCGCGAAGAACTACGAGCCGAACAGCTTCGGCGGCCCGTTCCAGACGGACCGTGCGCTGTGGCAGCCCACGCCCGTCACCGGTGCCACGGGCAACCACGAGACGCCCCGGCACGCCGAGGACAACGACTTCGTGCAGGCGGGCAACCTCTACCGCCTGATGTCCGAGGACGAGAAGGGCCGTCTGGTCGACAACCTGGCGGGCTTCCTCGCCAAGGTCTCGCGCGAGGACATCGTGGACCGCGCGGTCAACAACTTCCGTCAGGCCGACGGAGACTTCGGCAAGCGGCTGGAGGCCGCGGTCCAGGCCCTGCGCGGCTGA
- a CDS encoding PPA1309 family protein produces MSNTPMAASPLTRAVLEIDEYVSGLGWDRPARLFALVDTARLRTQEPGLASQLGLDDGVEHAGYTPIEQEEIPADKPLDEFLGTIAWPDAVAGCALTVERMMLPPSAEASVPDGLGDAQLAKWVAEHPDRQEVRMTVAVLRDGARESALRLREKDSPTEVLTGSDLVPGLAEALSATFA; encoded by the coding sequence ATGTCCAACACTCCCATGGCAGCGAGCCCCCTCACTCGGGCGGTCCTCGAGATCGACGAGTACGTATCCGGCCTCGGCTGGGACCGGCCCGCCCGCCTCTTCGCGCTGGTCGACACGGCGCGACTGCGCACCCAGGAACCCGGCCTCGCCTCCCAGCTCGGCCTCGACGACGGCGTGGAGCACGCCGGCTACACCCCCATCGAGCAGGAGGAGATTCCCGCCGACAAGCCGCTGGACGAATTCCTCGGCACCATCGCCTGGCCCGACGCGGTGGCTGGCTGCGCCCTCACGGTGGAGCGCATGATGCTGCCGCCGTCCGCCGAGGCGTCCGTCCCCGACGGCCTCGGCGACGCGCAGCTCGCGAAGTGGGTGGCCGAGCACCCGGACCGCCAGGAGGTCCGCATGACGGTCGCGGTGCTCCGTGACGGTGCGCGCGAGTCCGCGCTGCGGCTGCGCGAGAAGGACTCGCCGACCGAGGTCCTCACCGGCTCGGACCTGGTGCCCGGCCTGGCCGAGGCGCTTTCGGCGACGTTCGCCTAG
- a CDS encoding ABC transporter ATP-binding protein, giving the protein MEDPHPSPLPPPKLRARAVTRTFGRAAGAVHALGPVDLDVAPGEFTCVVGPSGCGKSTLLRIAAGLLRPSSGELSIRTSARRPVAMIFQDYGIYDWKTVQANVRFGLDIQKIPRREANARATRWLTRMGLAAFADAYPATLSGGMRQRVAIARALAVEPEILLMDEPFAALDAQLRTILQDELLALTQATETTTLFITHSLEEAIVLGDRVLVMSAGPGRFIAERRPPFARPRTGAVRSAPEFTALKSELWELLRGEVGVRAAA; this is encoded by the coding sequence GTGGAAGATCCGCACCCGTCACCTCTCCCACCACCCAAACTCCGCGCCCGCGCGGTGACCAGAACCTTCGGCCGGGCCGCCGGAGCGGTGCATGCGCTCGGCCCCGTCGACCTGGACGTCGCCCCCGGCGAGTTCACCTGCGTGGTCGGCCCCTCCGGCTGCGGGAAGTCGACGCTTCTGCGCATCGCCGCCGGCCTGCTGCGGCCCAGCTCCGGCGAGCTGAGCATCCGCACGTCCGCGCGGCGTCCGGTCGCGATGATCTTCCAGGACTACGGCATCTACGACTGGAAGACAGTGCAGGCCAACGTGCGTTTCGGCCTCGACATCCAGAAGATCCCGCGCCGCGAGGCGAACGCCCGCGCCACACGGTGGCTGACCCGCATGGGCCTCGCCGCCTTCGCCGACGCCTATCCCGCCACCCTCTCCGGCGGCATGCGCCAGCGCGTCGCCATCGCCCGCGCCCTGGCGGTGGAGCCCGAGATCCTCCTCATGGATGAGCCCTTCGCGGCCCTCGACGCCCAGCTCCGCACCATCCTTCAGGATGAGCTGCTGGCCCTCACGCAGGCCACGGAAACCACCACCCTTTTCATCACCCACAGCCTCGAAGAGGCGATCGTTCTCGGCGACCGCGTCCTGGTGATGTCGGCCGGGCCCGGCCGCTTCATCGCCGAGCGACGCCCTCCCTTCGCCCGCCCCCGCACGGGTGCGGTGCGCTCCGCGCCGGAGTTCACCGCGCTCAAGAGCGAGCTGTGGGAGCTCCTTCGGGGCGAGGTCGGCGTCAGGGCGGCCGCATGA
- a CDS encoding Fur family transcriptional regulator: protein MSDLLERLRGRGWRMTAQRRVVAEVLDGDHVHLTADEVHARAADKLPEISRATVYNTLGELVTLGEILEVSTDRRAKRYDPNAHRPHQHLVCARCGAIRDVHPTGNPLASLPDSERFGFTVEDVEVTYRGVCPNCAAA, encoded by the coding sequence ATGAGTGACCTGTTGGAACGACTGCGCGGACGCGGTTGGCGCATGACGGCGCAGCGACGCGTCGTGGCCGAGGTCCTCGACGGGGACCACGTCCACCTCACGGCGGACGAAGTGCATGCCCGCGCCGCGGACAAGCTGCCCGAGATCTCCCGGGCCACCGTCTACAACACGCTGGGCGAGCTGGTGACCCTCGGCGAGATCCTCGAGGTCTCGACGGACCGCCGCGCCAAGCGGTACGACCCGAACGCGCACCGCCCCCACCAGCACCTGGTCTGCGCCCGCTGCGGCGCGATCCGTGACGTGCACCCCACGGGCAACCCGCTGGCCAGCCTCCCCGACTCGGAGCGCTTCGGCTTCACGGTCGAGGACGTCGAGGTCACGTACCGCGGCGTCTGCCCGAACTGCGCGGCGGCTTAG
- a CDS encoding ABC transporter permease: MSAVTDKAPGASGGEGLLVRRPGPQELHPVRTHRRRRALELSLAVGVPAALVLLWQLAAVRGWIDDRVYPAPQTILEDGWHRAADGELWPDVWATLKRVLAGYAIGTVAGYALGLLMGSLSVVRAALEPTLDALYVVPKLALLPVFLNMFGLGEGPQIALVAATVFFFVWISTMAAVLAVPSGHRDAGQVFGASPWQMFRHVLLPASLPAVLVGARIAAGVAVLVIVASEQIAAADGLGHLIFDSRALFQNDVMFVGIVCVAVLGVVFSELVRIAGRLLTPWAPRDRGRSQS; encoded by the coding sequence ATGAGCGCCGTCACGGACAAGGCGCCCGGGGCGTCCGGGGGCGAGGGCCTCCTGGTGCGGCGCCCCGGCCCCCAGGAACTGCACCCCGTCCGCACACATCGCCGCCGACGTGCCCTGGAGCTGTCGCTCGCCGTGGGCGTGCCCGCCGCCCTGGTCCTGCTGTGGCAGCTGGCCGCCGTCCGGGGCTGGATCGACGACCGTGTCTACCCCGCGCCGCAGACGATCCTGGAGGACGGCTGGCACCGGGCCGCCGACGGCGAGCTGTGGCCGGACGTCTGGGCCACGCTGAAGCGCGTGCTCGCCGGGTACGCGATCGGGACGGTCGCCGGGTACGCGCTCGGCCTCCTGATGGGCTCCCTCTCCGTCGTACGAGCCGCCCTGGAGCCCACGCTCGACGCCCTGTACGTCGTTCCCAAGCTGGCGCTGCTGCCCGTCTTCCTCAACATGTTCGGCCTCGGCGAGGGCCCGCAGATCGCGCTCGTCGCCGCCACGGTCTTCTTCTTCGTCTGGATCTCGACGATGGCGGCGGTCCTCGCCGTGCCCTCCGGACACCGCGACGCCGGGCAGGTCTTCGGCGCCTCGCCCTGGCAGATGTTCCGCCACGTCCTGCTGCCCGCGTCCCTGCCCGCGGTGCTGGTCGGCGCGCGGATCGCCGCGGGGGTCGCGGTCCTGGTGATCGTCGCCTCGGAGCAGATCGCGGCGGCCGACGGGCTCGGGCACCTGATCTTCGACTCGCGGGCGCTCTTCCAGAACGACGTGATGTTCGTCGGCATCGTCTGTGTCGCCGTCCTCGGCGTCGTCTTCTCCGAACTGGTGCGGATCGCGGGCCGGCTGCTCACGCCGTGGGCCCCGCGGGACCGGGGCCGGAGCCAGTCGTGA